From Bacillus sp. FSL K6-3431, the proteins below share one genomic window:
- a CDS encoding GNAT family N-acetyltransferase gives MVNEFYNNQIVLENRLVKLIPFEEKYKKQLKNIIYDEEVYYTIECKNDAELDTYIDESINQRMLGFSYPFLVIDKRTNEIAGSTRFGHIQFNNKRLEIGWTWYGKPYRGTGLNKACKFELLKYAFEIMNFKRVQFSADIRNIRSQKAIQKLGATKEGVFRANYMDTSGVSRDDVYFSIIHTEWNDIKRNVFKEFI, from the coding sequence GTGGTGAATGAATTTTATAACAACCAAATAGTTTTAGAAAATCGTCTTGTTAAGTTAATTCCATTTGAAGAAAAATACAAAAAGCAGTTAAAAAATATCATTTATGATGAAGAGGTTTACTATACTATAGAGTGTAAAAATGATGCAGAACTCGACACGTACATAGATGAATCCATTAATCAAAGAATGTTGGGCTTTTCATATCCTTTTTTAGTGATTGATAAAAGAACCAATGAAATTGCTGGTTCAACAAGGTTTGGACATATTCAGTTTAATAATAAGCGATTGGAAATTGGATGGACTTGGTACGGTAAGCCATATAGAGGAACTGGATTAAATAAAGCATGTAAATTTGAACTATTAAAATATGCATTTGAAATTATGAATTTTAAAAGGGTACAATTTAGTGCTGATATTAGAAATATTCGTTCACAAAAGGCAATTCAAAAGTTGGGAGCAACAAAAGAAGGAGTTTTTAGAGCAAATTATATGGATACATCTGGAGTAAGCAGAGATGATGTATACTTTAGCATTATTCATACAGAATGGAACGATATTAAAAGAAATGTGTTTAAAGAGTTTATTTAA
- a CDS encoding NAD(P)/FAD-dependent oxidoreductase: MKRPKIVVLGAGYGGLMTVTRLQKQLSNNEADIVLVNKNDYHYETTWLHEASAGTLHHDKVRYDISAVIDKSKVEFIQATALKVDHQSKKVILDNSEISYDYLVISLGGASETFGIQGLDKYAFSISNVNSARQIREHIEYQFATYKVEADKKPERLTIVVGGAGFTGIEFLGELGNRIPKLCAEYDIDQKLVRVICVEAAPSALPGFDPELVKYAMAHLEKKGIEFMIGTAIKEATPNGIIVAKSETETEEINAATVVWAAGVRGNPIIEESEIENMRGRVKVDTNLRAPGFTDVFVIGDCSLVINEEINRPYPPTAQIAMQQGELVAENISRLIKGNTNLHSFVFDNKGTVCSLGDDDAIGVVFGKKVTGTKASFMKKMIDNRALYMVGGVPLTMKKGKFNLI; this comes from the coding sequence ATGAAAAGGCCGAAGATTGTTGTATTGGGTGCTGGATATGGTGGATTGATGACAGTAACTCGCTTGCAAAAACAGCTTAGTAACAATGAAGCTGATATTGTATTAGTAAACAAAAATGATTATCATTACGAAACTACTTGGTTACACGAAGCTTCAGCAGGAACACTGCATCACGACAAAGTTCGCTACGATATTTCTGCGGTAATTGATAAAAGTAAAGTGGAATTTATTCAAGCTACTGCATTGAAGGTAGATCATCAATCGAAAAAGGTAATACTGGATAATAGTGAGATTTCATACGATTATCTGGTGATTTCTCTTGGAGGAGCTTCCGAAACATTTGGCATCCAAGGACTTGATAAATATGCTTTTTCCATTAGTAATGTGAATTCTGCACGTCAAATCCGTGAGCACATCGAATATCAATTCGCAACATATAAAGTAGAAGCTGATAAAAAGCCAGAACGTTTAACGATCGTTGTTGGTGGTGCTGGATTTACAGGTATTGAATTTTTAGGAGAGCTAGGTAATCGAATTCCTAAGCTTTGCGCAGAATATGATATTGATCAAAAGCTTGTGCGCGTTATTTGTGTTGAAGCAGCACCAAGTGCACTTCCAGGATTTGACCCAGAGCTAGTTAAATATGCAATGGCTCACTTGGAGAAAAAAGGTATTGAATTTATGATTGGAACAGCGATCAAAGAAGCTACTCCAAATGGTATTATTGTTGCAAAAAGCGAAACAGAAACAGAAGAAATAAATGCTGCAACAGTTGTTTGGGCTGCAGGGGTTCGTGGTAATCCAATTATTGAAGAATCAGAAATTGAAAATATGCGTGGTCGTGTAAAGGTAGATACTAATTTACGTGCTCCAGGATTTACAGATGTATTTGTAATTGGCGATTGTTCACTTGTTATTAATGAAGAAATTAATCGTCCATACCCGCCTACAGCACAAATTGCTATGCAACAAGGTGAACTTGTAGCGGAAAATATATCAAGATTGATAAAAGGCAATACAAACCTCCATTCATTTGTTTTCGATAATAAAGGAACAGTTTGTTCACTTGGCGATGATGATGCAATTGGTGTTGTATTTGGTAAAAAAGTAACTGGAACAAAAGCTTCATTTATGAAGAAGATGATTGATAACCGTGCCCTATATATGGTCGGTGGAGTTCCACTTACAATGAAAAAAGGTAAATTTAACTTGATTTAA
- a CDS encoding divergent PAP2 family protein gives MEVFANFPLWASISAIFFAQFIKVPLHYFMTKKVDWNLISSTGGMPSSHSAAVTSLATGIAIIEGIGSTLFAISAIFALIVMYDAKGVRRQAGEQAAVLNRLTADFQRLLEDTTIRKNKPQKEKRNEIVLLKELLGHKPIEVFFGGLTGIIWAFALYNFFI, from the coding sequence ATGGAGGTTTTCGCTAATTTTCCCCTTTGGGCTTCGATTTCGGCAATATTTTTTGCCCAATTTATTAAAGTACCTCTACATTATTTCATGACAAAAAAGGTGGATTGGAATCTTATTAGTTCAACCGGTGGAATGCCTAGTTCACATTCAGCAGCTGTTACTTCTTTAGCCACCGGGATAGCTATTATCGAAGGAATTGGTTCCACATTATTCGCTATTTCAGCCATCTTTGCATTGATAGTTATGTATGATGCAAAAGGGGTTCGCAGACAAGCCGGTGAACAAGCTGCAGTTCTCAATAGATTGACGGCTGATTTCCAGCGTTTACTTGAAGACACAACTATTCGGAAAAATAAACCCCAAAAAGAGAAACGGAATGAAATAGTACTACTCAAAGAACTACTAGGACACAAACCTATAGAAGTATTCTTCGGAGGATTGACAGGAATCATTTGGGCTTTTGCTTTATATAACTTTTTTATTTAA
- the add gene encoding adenosine deaminase, with translation MDFTALPKIELHCHLDGSLRPETIIDIAKREDIRIPSFDMEEVQREITAPVECESLDEYLKKFTIPNLVMQSKENLRRIAFELLEDAAQENVKYIEVRFAPLLHTEKGLDVEEIVQSVLDGMKDAEGQYDIKGNLILSCMRTMSVHSAFEVVEKGKNFLGKGVVAIDLCASEEEGFCGNFIEPIKLAREYGYRVTIHAGETGIGKNVLEAVKLLGAERIGHGVFIKDCDEAYRIVKEQQVVLEMCLTSNVQTKAVNNFREHPIYHFHKDGIKVTINTDNRTVSATSMVNECNIIFKEFNISFEDYKQIYFNSVEACFADLETKELLKKYI, from the coding sequence ATGGATTTTACTGCGTTACCTAAAATTGAACTTCATTGCCATTTAGATGGGAGTCTAAGACCTGAAACAATCATTGATATAGCAAAGAGAGAGGACATTAGGATACCCTCTTTTGATATGGAAGAAGTTCAGAGAGAAATCACTGCTCCGGTAGAATGTGAATCTCTGGATGAATATTTGAAAAAATTCACCATCCCCAACTTAGTCATGCAGTCAAAGGAGAATCTAAGAAGAATTGCCTTTGAGCTTCTTGAAGATGCTGCACAGGAAAATGTGAAATATATAGAGGTTAGATTTGCCCCTTTACTTCACACTGAGAAGGGGCTAGATGTAGAAGAAATAGTGCAAAGCGTTTTAGATGGGATGAAGGATGCGGAAGGTCAATACGATATAAAAGGAAACTTAATACTTTCATGTATGAGAACGATGTCTGTACATAGTGCTTTTGAGGTTGTAGAAAAGGGTAAAAACTTCCTTGGAAAGGGAGTCGTGGCTATAGATTTATGCGCGTCAGAAGAGGAAGGTTTTTGTGGAAATTTCATAGAACCTATTAAATTAGCTAGAGAATATGGTTATAGGGTAACTATTCATGCTGGTGAAACTGGAATAGGTAAAAATGTACTAGAAGCAGTTAAACTTTTGGGTGCTGAAAGGATTGGACATGGAGTATTTATTAAAGATTGCGATGAAGCATATAGAATAGTTAAGGAACAGCAGGTTGTACTTGAAATGTGCCTGACAAGTAACGTCCAAACAAAAGCCGTGAATAATTTTCGTGAACATCCGATCTATCACTTTCACAAGGATGGAATAAAAGTAACAATTAATACGGATAACAGAACAGTATCAGCTACAAGTATGGTGAATGAATGCAATATAATATTCAAGGAATTTAATATTAGTTTTGAAGATTATAAACAGATTTATTTTAATAGTGTTGAAGCGTGCTTTGCAGATTTAGAGACAAAGGAATTACTGAAAAAGTATATATAA
- a CDS encoding NAD(P)/FAD-dependent oxidoreductase encodes MQEDQNVYDITVLGGGPAGMFAAFYGGLRNASIKIIESLPQLGGQLATLYPEKYIYDVAGFPKVKAQDLVNNLKEQMELFSPTICLGQAVENVEKLEDGSFKITSDQEIHYSKTIIITAGVGAFQPRRLDLELAGKYEGINLHYFIDDMNKFAGQKVAILGGGDSAVDWALMLEPIAEKVTLIHRRDKFRAHESSVVQLKNSTVEVKTPFTASDIVCDNKAIKQLVLQEVKGETKEAIDLDSLIVNYGFVSALGPIKNWGLEIERNSIVVNSRMETNIPGIYAAGDITTYDGKIKLIATGFGEAPTAVSNAKAYLDPKARLQPMHSTSLFEQ; translated from the coding sequence TTGCAAGAAGATCAAAATGTATATGACATAACAGTTTTGGGTGGAGGACCAGCGGGTATGTTTGCTGCTTTTTACGGAGGCTTAAGAAACGCTAGTATTAAAATTATTGAAAGCCTTCCACAACTTGGCGGACAACTTGCAACCCTCTATCCTGAAAAATATATATATGATGTTGCTGGCTTTCCTAAAGTGAAGGCGCAGGACTTAGTGAATAACTTGAAAGAACAAATGGAATTGTTTTCTCCAACCATTTGTTTAGGACAAGCGGTAGAAAATGTAGAAAAACTGGAAGATGGTAGTTTTAAAATAACATCTGATCAGGAAATTCATTATAGTAAAACGATTATTATTACTGCTGGGGTCGGTGCATTTCAACCTCGACGTTTAGATCTAGAATTAGCAGGTAAATATGAAGGGATTAATCTTCATTATTTTATCGATGATATGAATAAATTTGCTGGTCAAAAGGTTGCTATTCTTGGTGGTGGAGATTCCGCAGTCGATTGGGCACTTATGCTCGAGCCTATTGCGGAAAAAGTAACACTCATACACCGCAGGGATAAATTCCGCGCGCATGAAAGCAGCGTGGTTCAATTGAAAAATTCAACTGTAGAAGTTAAAACGCCTTTTACAGCAAGCGACATTGTTTGTGATAATAAAGCAATTAAACAATTAGTTCTACAAGAAGTAAAAGGTGAAACAAAAGAAGCAATAGATCTTGATTCACTGATCGTCAATTATGGATTTGTTTCCGCACTTGGCCCAATCAAAAATTGGGGATTAGAAATTGAAAGAAACTCAATCGTTGTAAACAGCAGAATGGAAACAAATATACCAGGTATATATGCAGCTGGCGATATCACTACCTATGATGGCAAAATCAAGTTAATCGCAACAGGATTTGGCGAAGCACCTACTGCAGTAAGTAATGCTAAAGCATACCTCGATCCCAAAGCGCGACTACAGCCAATGCATAGTACATCCTTATTTGAACAGTAA
- a CDS encoding Na+/H+ antiporter family protein — protein MNAVVVAVLIMLILSLLRVNVVFALIAGALVGGLSGGLNVKDIIDAFSGGVGGGANIALSYALLGGFAVAISYTGLPKWLVDNVLRAVSKQGDTKGKALSKALLVFVILLIACFSQNLIPIHIAFIPLLIPPLLYIMNEYQIDRRLIACVLTFGLTAPYILLPVGFGQLFHQLLAENIEKSGLQMDVSDITGTMIIPVAGMAVGLLVAIFISYRKPRVYKQKAVMEENADQTYTKRGIIFSIIAIIATVIIQIETGSMIFGALSGILVLYITGSVKWKEADSLLTQGMQMMAFIGFVMIAASGFAEVVAATGDVESLVKSSANLIGDNRSLGALLMLIVGLLVTMGIGSSFSTIPIIATIFVPLALELGFSPLATISLVGTAAALGDAGSPASDSTLGPTAGLNADGQHNHIWDSCVPTFLHYNIPLILFGWFAAMIL, from the coding sequence ATGAATGCTGTTGTTGTTGCTGTACTAATTATGCTTATTCTTAGTTTATTGAGGGTTAACGTCGTCTTTGCTTTAATTGCTGGAGCTCTTGTGGGTGGACTCTCGGGTGGATTAAATGTAAAAGATATTATAGATGCCTTTTCAGGTGGGGTTGGAGGAGGAGCTAATATTGCATTAAGCTATGCACTTCTTGGTGGATTTGCTGTCGCCATTTCTTATACCGGATTGCCAAAATGGCTTGTAGATAATGTTTTAAGAGCAGTAAGCAAACAAGGTGATACAAAAGGAAAAGCATTATCGAAAGCATTACTTGTTTTTGTCATTTTACTTATTGCTTGTTTCTCCCAAAACTTAATTCCGATTCATATTGCTTTTATTCCATTACTTATTCCACCTCTTCTTTATATTATGAATGAATATCAAATTGATAGGCGCTTAATCGCCTGTGTACTAACATTTGGTTTAACCGCACCATATATATTACTTCCAGTCGGTTTCGGTCAGCTTTTCCATCAACTTCTTGCTGAAAATATTGAAAAGAGCGGTCTCCAAATGGATGTTTCTGATATTACTGGGACAATGATTATTCCAGTAGCAGGAATGGCAGTCGGGTTGTTGGTCGCGATTTTTATTTCCTATCGTAAACCTCGAGTATATAAGCAAAAGGCTGTAATGGAGGAAAATGCCGATCAAACGTATACGAAACGAGGAATTATCTTTTCTATCATCGCTATAATTGCGACAGTTATAATTCAAATTGAGACGGGATCGATGATTTTCGGAGCTTTATCAGGAATTCTTGTTCTGTATATAACTGGTTCGGTCAAATGGAAGGAAGCAGATTCTCTTTTAACGCAAGGTATGCAAATGATGGCTTTTATCGGTTTTGTAATGATTGCTGCTTCAGGTTTTGCCGAGGTAGTAGCTGCAACGGGGGATGTAGAAAGTCTTGTGAAAAGCTCGGCTAATTTAATTGGTGACAATCGTTCTCTTGGGGCTTTGTTGATGTTGATCGTAGGTCTACTCGTAACAATGGGAATAGGTTCATCGTTTTCAACAATTCCGATTATCGCAACTATTTTCGTTCCGCTGGCATTAGAGCTTGGCTTTAGCCCATTGGCAACAATTAGTCTAGTAGGAACAGCCGCTGCGCTAGGAGATGCAGGTTCGCCAGCATCTGACAGTACATTAGGGCCAACAGCTGGTTTGAATGCAGATGGTCAGCATAATCATATTTGGGATTCATGTGTACCGACATTTCTACATTATAATATTCCACTCATATTGTTTGGTTGGTTTGCAGCGATGATTTTATAG
- a CDS encoding Lrp/AsnC family transcriptional regulator, which produces MDEIDQSILSQLQENARISMTELGKKIGLSTPATNERVKKLEDKEVIKGYRAIIDPEKLNKNVTAFILFDTKQGKKFRDFCKEHPIVVECHRLAGQFSYLVKVVTESVKILEEFIDATLPYGEPSTLIKLSSVVEYKPFIKGSLEF; this is translated from the coding sequence TTGGACGAAATCGATCAAAGCATTCTTAGCCAACTTCAGGAAAATGCTCGAATATCAATGACAGAACTAGGAAAGAAGATTGGACTTTCAACTCCTGCAACAAATGAAAGAGTAAAAAAACTAGAAGATAAAGAAGTTATAAAAGGGTATAGGGCTATCATTGATCCTGAAAAACTCAATAAAAATGTAACAGCATTTATTTTATTCGACACGAAACAAGGAAAAAAATTCAGAGATTTTTGCAAAGAACATCCAATAGTAGTAGAATGCCATCGATTAGCAGGTCAGTTTAGTTATTTAGTAAAAGTTGTAACGGAATCAGTGAAAATACTTGAAGAATTTATTGATGCTACTTTACCTTACGGGGAACCGTCTACCTTAATAAAATTATCTTCTGTTGTGGAATATAAACCATTTATTAAAGGCAGTCTTGAATTTTAG
- a CDS encoding YuiB family protein: MQMAIPVLLISVLLFFVLFFGIGFILNMLLRMTWIMAVVYPIIAILIIDKVKFSEYFTNPSNSFSELGEIISTLAAADIAIVLGGFAGAVVSGLTMRLLRAKGYRMF; the protein is encoded by the coding sequence ATGCAAATGGCTATTCCTGTTCTATTAATCTCGGTGCTATTATTTTTTGTGTTATTTTTTGGAATTGGTTTTATATTAAATATGCTCTTGCGAATGACGTGGATTATGGCAGTTGTCTATCCGATTATCGCTATATTAATTATTGATAAAGTGAAGTTCAGTGAATATTTTACAAATCCGAGTAACTCATTTTCTGAATTAGGTGAAATTATATCTACACTTGCTGCAGCTGATATTGCAATCGTATTAGGTGGATTCGCTGGTGCTGTCGTTTCAGGATTAACGATGAGACTGCTTAGAGCAAAAGGATATAGGATGTTTTAG
- a CDS encoding 3D domain-containing protein: MLHIKKFCIRLIMFLLVVEAILTTGGFLTGMSNRTLASFVIHESVWKSPAILNQDDKSVHSSSKVKATYKKVINTSTKNSLENKEDWSKYPSKKVVATGYTAGIESTGKNPGHPLYGITFSGVKVKRDLYSTIAADPNVFPLGTILFIPDYGFGVVADTGSAIKGDIIDLYFETVDEVYNEWGKQTVEVYIIKNGKGKLSEEELTAMNEDETMQVFRQSYMNKRNERD; this comes from the coding sequence ATGCTACATATTAAAAAGTTTTGTATCAGATTAATTATGTTCTTATTGGTAGTCGAAGCAATATTAACGACTGGGGGATTCCTGACTGGAATGAGCAATCGGACATTGGCGTCATTTGTTATCCACGAAAGTGTATGGAAGTCCCCGGCAATACTTAATCAAGATGATAAATCAGTCCATTCGTCATCTAAAGTGAAAGCGACATATAAGAAAGTAATAAATACATCTACGAAAAATTCATTGGAAAATAAAGAGGATTGGTCGAAATATCCTAGCAAAAAAGTAGTTGCAACAGGTTATACAGCCGGAATAGAGTCAACTGGAAAGAACCCAGGACATCCTTTATACGGCATTACATTTTCAGGAGTAAAGGTGAAAAGAGATCTTTACTCGACCATAGCCGCTGATCCTAATGTATTCCCGCTTGGCACTATCCTATTCATCCCAGATTATGGATTTGGTGTCGTTGCAGATACCGGATCAGCCATTAAAGGCGATATTATAGATTTATATTTTGAAACAGTAGATGAAGTATATAATGAATGGGGAAAACAAACAGTCGAAGTGTATATTATTAAAAATGGCAAAGGAAAGTTAAGCGAAGAAGAGTTGACCGCTATGAATGAGGATGAGACAATGCAAGTATTTCGGCAAAGCTATATGAATAAAAGAAATGAAAGAGACTGA
- a CDS encoding leucyl aminopeptidase: MYHVNNKNPFESVQECMLIGLFDKTEKFSGKLETLDESFQKGLTDLVKSGDISAKLKKISIVHSLGKTEIKRIIFIGLGKEKEITFDQAREAFGVAFKKAKSLKIHSISVALDTFVCERIPVEDAAHVLSEAATLATYEFAGYKQKSNEPDVDIETIEVFTDEEVDVIKAALYVGHAHGKGTNAARTLVNTPSNLMTATHLADHATELAKVYDFELEILEKHEMEKLGMGAFLAVNQGSVEPPKMIVLKYQGRDDWTDVLGLVGKGVTFDTGGYSLKPKDGIVGMKMDMGGAGAVLGAMEVIGRLQPEQNVVAVIPATDNVVSAEAFKPDDVITSLSGKTIEVLNTDAEGRLVLADAVTYAKQHGANYIVDVATLTGGVIIALGLDKTGALTNNEDFFEEVLKSSYEAGEFIWRLPYTDKDKERVRNSKIADLNNSPGREGHAIMGGAFIGEFVDETPWVHLDIAGTATISSSHDLGPAGATGVMVRTLALLAERFEPIK, encoded by the coding sequence ATGTATCATGTTAACAATAAGAATCCATTTGAAAGTGTGCAAGAGTGTATGCTTATTGGACTATTTGACAAAACAGAAAAATTTTCTGGCAAATTAGAAACATTGGATGAATCGTTTCAAAAAGGGCTTACTGATCTTGTTAAATCAGGAGATATTTCAGCAAAACTGAAGAAGATTTCAATTGTACATAGTTTGGGTAAGACTGAAATAAAACGTATTATCTTTATTGGTTTAGGTAAGGAAAAAGAAATAACTTTTGATCAAGCTCGTGAAGCTTTTGGAGTCGCTTTTAAAAAGGCAAAGAGTTTAAAGATACATTCGATATCTGTTGCACTTGATACATTTGTATGCGAACGAATACCTGTTGAGGATGCAGCACATGTTCTTAGCGAAGCAGCTACACTTGCCACTTATGAATTTGCCGGTTATAAGCAAAAATCGAATGAACCAGATGTGGACATTGAGACTATAGAAGTGTTTACAGATGAAGAAGTTGATGTCATCAAAGCAGCTTTATATGTTGGACATGCACATGGAAAAGGGACAAACGCTGCTCGAACGCTTGTTAATACACCTAGCAATTTAATGACTGCCACTCATCTTGCCGATCATGCAACAGAATTAGCTAAGGTATATGACTTCGAGCTAGAAATCTTAGAAAAACATGAAATGGAGAAGCTAGGAATGGGAGCTTTTCTTGCGGTTAACCAAGGGTCAGTCGAACCACCAAAAATGATTGTCTTGAAGTATCAAGGGCGTGATGACTGGACTGATGTTCTTGGTCTCGTTGGAAAAGGAGTTACATTTGATACAGGTGGCTATTCATTAAAGCCGAAAGATGGTATTGTTGGAATGAAAATGGATATGGGAGGCGCAGGTGCTGTTCTTGGAGCGATGGAAGTAATTGGACGCTTGCAGCCTGAACAGAATGTGGTCGCAGTAATACCTGCTACGGATAATGTAGTAAGTGCAGAAGCTTTTAAGCCTGACGATGTGATTACATCCTTAAGTGGTAAGACGATTGAGGTGCTGAATACGGATGCGGAAGGCAGACTTGTACTGGCTGATGCGGTAACATATGCAAAGCAGCACGGAGCAAATTATATAGTTGATGTCGCTACACTTACAGGTGGAGTAATAATCGCGTTAGGTCTTGATAAAACAGGAGCATTAACGAATAATGAGGATTTTTTTGAAGAAGTACTAAAGTCCTCATATGAAGCGGGAGAATTCATATGGCGACTTCCTTATACAGATAAAGATAAGGAAAGAGTACGTAACAGTAAAATAGCTGATTTAAATAATTCACCAGGACGAGAGGGACATGCGATTATGGGTGGGGCATTCATTGGAGAATTTGTAGATGAAACGCCATGGGTTCATCTTGATATCGCGGGAACGGCTACTATATCAAGTTCGCACGATCTCGGACCTGCAGGAGCAACTGGCGTCATGGTTCGAACACTTGCATTACTTGCTGAAAGATTTGAACCAATCAAATAA